A genomic window from Streptomyces sp. MST-110588 includes:
- a CDS encoding bifunctional 3'-5' exonuclease/DNA polymerase, translating into MRWAVAETGDGGARLCPLTPDGRAAGPVLWEPSLVEAVRSRPEVERWVWRSTATTYRPLLAAGVRVRRCYDVEAAEALLIGHEEGQYGQPRSLAAAWARLRGLPVPDDPPVRGAETQPSLFEPGPVPLPPGTDEFTALLEVYAAQVARTEKAGHPDRMRLLLAAESAGMLVAAEMGRAGLPWRADVHRRLLDGLLGERYPGGLEPRRMAELAEEVSRAFGEGVRVRPDLPAEIVKAFARDGITLTSTRQWELRSIDHPAVAPLLEYKKLYRLYTAHGWTWLQQWVREGRFRPEYLPGGAVSGRWTANGGGALQIPKVIRRAVVADPGWRLVVADADQMEPRVLAAISRDRGLMEVAGSGEDLYADLARRAFKGDRDRAKLALLGAIYGQTSGDALKYMADLRRRYPAAVEYVDEAARAGEEGRLVRTWLGRTCPPASVTPPEEAGLPQEEAPAAAYGSTAAARARGRFTRNFVVQGSAADWALLMLAALRRSLGGDGGGAGPGAVAGGRAELVFFQHDEVIVHCPEEEAPAVAEAISAAAALAGRITFGETPVRFPFTTAVVECYADAK; encoded by the coding sequence ATGAGGTGGGCGGTGGCGGAGACGGGCGACGGGGGTGCTCGTCTCTGCCCGCTCACCCCGGACGGGCGGGCCGCCGGGCCCGTGCTGTGGGAGCCGAGCCTGGTCGAAGCCGTGCGGTCGCGGCCCGAGGTCGAGCGGTGGGTGTGGCGGTCCACCGCGACGACCTACCGCCCGCTGCTCGCGGCCGGGGTGCGGGTGCGGCGCTGCTATGACGTCGAGGCCGCCGAGGCCCTGCTCATCGGGCACGAGGAAGGGCAGTACGGCCAGCCCCGCTCGCTGGCCGCCGCCTGGGCACGGCTGCGCGGGCTGCCGGTCCCCGACGATCCGCCCGTGCGCGGCGCCGAGACCCAGCCCTCGCTCTTCGAGCCGGGCCCGGTGCCGCTGCCCCCGGGGACCGACGAGTTCACGGCGCTGCTGGAGGTGTACGCCGCCCAGGTGGCGCGTACGGAAAAGGCCGGGCACCCGGACCGGATGCGGCTGCTGCTCGCGGCCGAGTCGGCGGGAATGCTGGTCGCGGCCGAGATGGGCCGGGCCGGGCTGCCCTGGCGGGCGGATGTGCACCGCCGGCTGCTGGACGGCCTGCTGGGCGAGCGCTATCCGGGCGGGCTGGAGCCCCGGCGGATGGCGGAGCTGGCCGAGGAGGTCTCGCGCGCGTTCGGCGAGGGCGTACGGGTACGGCCCGACCTGCCCGCCGAGATCGTCAAAGCCTTCGCCCGCGACGGCATCACGCTCACCTCGACCCGGCAATGGGAGCTGCGCTCCATCGACCACCCGGCGGTCGCGCCCCTGCTGGAGTACAAGAAGCTCTACCGCCTCTACACCGCCCACGGCTGGACATGGTTGCAGCAGTGGGTGCGCGAGGGCCGCTTCCGCCCCGAGTATCTCCCCGGCGGCGCGGTCTCCGGCCGCTGGACCGCCAACGGCGGTGGCGCCCTGCAGATCCCCAAGGTGATCCGCCGGGCCGTGGTCGCCGACCCGGGCTGGCGCCTGGTGGTCGCCGACGCCGACCAGATGGAGCCGCGGGTGCTGGCCGCGATCTCCCGCGACCGCGGGCTGATGGAGGTGGCGGGCAGCGGGGAGGACCTGTACGCCGACCTCGCCAGGCGCGCGTTCAAGGGTGACCGCGACCGGGCCAAGCTCGCGCTGCTCGGCGCCATTTACGGCCAGACCTCCGGGGACGCCCTCAAGTACATGGCCGATCTCCGCCGCCGCTATCCGGCCGCGGTGGAGTACGTGGACGAGGCGGCGCGGGCGGGCGAGGAAGGCCGGCTCGTACGGACCTGGCTGGGCCGCACCTGCCCGCCCGCGTCCGTGACACCGCCCGAGGAGGCGGGCCTGCCGCAGGAGGAGGCACCGGCCGCCGCGTACGGCAGCACGGCCGCGGCGCGGGCCCGTGGCCGCTTCACCCGTAACTTCGTCGTCCAGGGCAGTGCGGCGGACTGGGCCCTGCTCATGCTCGCCGCCCTGCGCCGGTCGCTGGGCGGGGACGGCGGCGGGGCGGGACCAGGGGCCGTGGCAGGAGGCCGGGCCGAGCTGGTCTTCTTCCAGCACGACGAGGTGATCGTGCACTGTCCCGAGGAGGAGGCTCCGGCGGTGGCCGAGGCCATATCGGCGGCTGCCGCGCTTGCGGGCCGGATCACGTTCGGCGAGACGCCGGTCCGCTTTCCGTTCACCACGGCCGTGGTGGAGTGCTATGCCGACGCGAAATGA
- a CDS encoding YafY family protein: protein MNRTDRLYALVEELRAAAPRPRSARWLAERFEVSTRTVERDLSALQQSGVPIYAEPGRTGGYTLDRQQTLPPLTMTAAEATALAVGLHALDGTPFAEAARTALHKVLAVMPERERAAADAFAARVGLIAPEESRASVPRALQEALSERRVLRLEYADKGGQLTGRTVEPLGFLGGNTGEHWYLIAWCRLREAVRGFRTDRIRAVHPLDETAPPRDFDRSLFERELGALGHGMTALPSLGGRR from the coding sequence ATGAACCGTACGGACCGGCTGTACGCACTCGTGGAAGAACTGCGGGCCGCGGCACCCCGGCCACGCAGTGCCCGCTGGCTGGCCGAACGCTTCGAGGTCAGCACACGCACCGTCGAACGCGACCTGAGCGCCCTTCAGCAGTCCGGCGTGCCCATATACGCCGAGCCCGGGCGCACCGGCGGCTACACCCTGGACCGGCAGCAGACCCTGCCGCCCCTGACGATGACGGCGGCGGAGGCCACCGCCCTCGCGGTGGGGCTGCACGCGCTGGACGGCACGCCTTTCGCCGAGGCGGCGCGTACGGCCCTGCACAAGGTGCTGGCGGTGATGCCGGAGAGGGAACGGGCGGCGGCCGACGCGTTCGCGGCACGGGTCGGGCTGATAGCCCCCGAGGAGTCCCGGGCGTCCGTACCACGCGCCCTCCAGGAAGCGCTCTCCGAACGGCGGGTGCTGCGCCTGGAATACGCCGACAAGGGCGGTCAGTTGACCGGCCGTACGGTCGAGCCCCTGGGGTTCCTGGGCGGCAACACGGGGGAGCACTGGTACCTCATCGCCTGGTGCCGGCTGCGCGAGGCGGTACGCGGCTTCCGTACAGACCGCATACGGGCCGTACACCCACTGGATGAGACGGCACCACCGCGCGACTTCGACCGGTCACTGTTCGAACGGGAACTGGGTGCGCTGGGGCACGGGATGACCGCGCTCCCCTCACTCGGCGGCAGACGCTGA
- a CDS encoding nuclear transport factor 2 family protein encodes MNNAYLFEQWTAMWNGRLELADRILSPDFRIHFGSVIPAADTDSFRGPDDLRRFIAAHRADRPGLEYRVEGAPVVDEATVVQRYVAVRPGAEAVSGMDMLAVEDGRITEVWSLTGDRLFATAAPAATGTPAPAPAPAPAPAPA; translated from the coding sequence ATGAACAACGCGTACCTTTTCGAGCAGTGGACCGCGATGTGGAACGGCCGTCTGGAGCTGGCCGACCGGATTCTCTCCCCGGACTTCCGTATCCACTTCGGCTCGGTCATCCCGGCCGCCGACACGGATTCCTTCCGGGGCCCGGATGACCTGCGGCGTTTCATCGCCGCACACCGCGCGGACCGCCCCGGCCTGGAGTACCGCGTGGAGGGCGCACCGGTCGTCGACGAGGCGACCGTCGTCCAGCGCTATGTCGCCGTACGCCCCGGCGCGGAGGCGGTCAGCGGCATGGACATGCTCGCAGTCGAGGACGGCCGTATCACCGAGGTCTGGTCCCTCACCGGAGACCGGTTGTTCGCCACCGCCGCTCCCGCCGCGACCGGCACTCCTGCCCCGGCCCCGGCCCCTGCCCCTGCCCCTGCCCCTGCGTGA
- a CDS encoding alpha/beta hydrolase fold domain-containing protein, giving the protein MASPTGGPPPAYVVVCDLDPLRDPGLAYARRLMDAGVPVTVRNVPGAWHGFELSAPGTRLARAMITHWLTDLRAALHPPL; this is encoded by the coding sequence GTGGCTTCGCCTACGGGCGGTCCGCCCCCGGCGTACGTCGTGGTCTGCGACCTCGATCCCCTGCGGGACCCCGGCCTGGCCTACGCCCGCCGCCTGATGGACGCGGGCGTGCCCGTCACCGTACGCAACGTACCCGGCGCCTGGCACGGCTTCGAGCTGTCCGCCCCCGGAACCCGGCTCGCCCGCGCCATGATCACCCACTGGCTCACCGACCTACGCGCCGCCCTGCATCCGCCCCTGTGA